From Leishmania mexicana MHOM/GT/2001/U1103 complete genome, chromosome 10:
GATGCGTGCTAATTTTGTCTAGTCTGTTTGTCTTCGGGCAAACGCTTCCACATGTGCGCATGAGCTTGCACACCTTCTCGACGAGTCGAGGACGTGGGTCAACTGCCCGTGTCCCGAGTAGGCCACCTCTTTCATTTGTTTCGACCGTGATATGATGCACCTTCGAGTGTGCAGCATGGCTACACGGTGCGCACGTGAGCTAAATGCGCAGCTACATTCACGCTTCGCTCTCCCCGTctacgctgctgctgccggtatgatccttttccttttttgaAACTTTCTCACTCCCTCAACGTGCGCCTTGCatcttcttttttcccctctGCGGAAACCTGCTCCCCCCTTTGTTCCCTGACAGATAAAACGGCAAACACACGAACACACTGCCCACCCTTTTGCTTTTCTTTCGCTGAGACTCATCCACGTTTCCATCCACCCACTCGCCTGGCACGACTGCAACTGAAGTGTTTGCCcgctcccctcttctctcacCACCTGGCGCCTTTGTACGCCCACTCCTCCAGAAAGACACACCAAGCGACCATGACCGTTGGTCAGCAGACCGGAAACGTTGTCAGCGGCGATGACGTGCCTTACGCAACGCCGCccgaggagcagctgggGGAGCAGGACAAGGGCTACGTGCACCCGGACACCGCCGCGCTCTTCGACGCTTCCCCGTTCATGCGCCACCTCCCGATCTTTGGAACAGCAGTGGTGCCGTTTGGGCCGAAGTGTGTGATGTCACTTGGCATTGTGTACATTCTCAGCAAAGGTCTGGCGAGGACGCTGCTCAACTCTTCCAGGTACGCCATGTTCATGAAGAAGTACGGCGTCACCACGGCGGTGTACCAGCGCATCTCCGGCATTGGCTCCTTGGGCTTCTCCATCAAGCCGCTGACGGCCATCTTGAGTGACGCGTTTGCCTTCTTCGGCTACACGAAGCGGTGGTACATGGCCTTGTCATGTATTGCCGGTGCGGCGTGCGCTATCGTGTACGGCGTTCTGCCGTTCAAGCCGTCGAGCGCTGGCATCGCGGGTGCTATGATTTTCATCTCCGTCTTCTGCATTGCAAACATCGATGTGCTGTCGGAGGGTCACTACAGCCGCCTTATCAAGCGCCACCCCATTCCTGGTGCCGACCTGATCTCGTGGATCTGGGCGCTTATCATGGTGGGTGCGATCATCGCGTCGGCCATTCAAGGACCGCTTTCCGACTCGGGCCGCCCCACCATCGGCATTTTCCTCTCCGCTGGTCTGCAGGCCTTCTGCGTTTGCTTTTTCATCTTCAACTGGTATGGCGAGAAGAAGAACCTGGTCGAACGCAAGGAGGACTACATCTTTTTTCTGAAACAGGAGGCCCAGATGCAGGCGATGGACTCGGAGCCGATGAAGGGAGGCGTGGGAATGCACGACATCACCACGGACAAGAGCAAGAGGAAGTCCACCGTGCCGTATCACGAGTCTTCCCCGCAGAACAGCGACAGGGAGCTGGTGAACTTTGGTGAGCTTGATGATGACGTGGTCGAGTACGCCTTTGCCGAGACCAGCTGCATGTGCGGCATCTTTGGAGTGAACAAGGAGACCATCTCTCGCAACATCTCCGTTGCCGTCTACGGCGTCATCATGACGGCCGGCGTCATTGCGCTCACGGTGCTCAACATCATGGGTACAACCTACCAACTGCTCTACGGCTGCGTCGGCATCTCGGTTATCCTGTGCGCGACCGGCTTCCTCTGCATCCCTATGACGATCATGAAGGCCAACTTCTTCGGGTGGTTCCAGCAGGTGTCCTACATCCTCATCTCAGGCGGGACGGACAACTTCTACATGTCGGATGCCAGCTGTCTGCCGGACGGGCCACACTTCTCTCAGACCTTCTACAAcaccgtcggcgccgtcatTGGCAACGCTGCCGGCGTGTTTGGTGTGTACCTGTTTGCGCGCGTCTTCTCGAAGCAGAGCTACCGCGTCACGCTAATCTGCACCACCCTTGTCCAGGTCCTCGCGAGCGTCTTTGACATCATCATTGTGGAGCGCTGGAACTTGTACATCGGCATCCCGGACCACGCCATGTACATCATGGGTGATGCTATCGTGTACGAGGTGTGCTACATGCTGAACTTCATGCCATTGAACATGCTCATCTCGCGCCTCTGTCCGAAGGGGTGCGAGAGCACGATGTTTGCGATTTTGGCGAGCTTCAGCAACATGGGTGCATCGACGTCGTCGACAATTGGCGCGATTCTGATGGAAACCGTGTGGCCTCTCTCTTCCAGCCCGCCGTGCGACTTCAGCAACCTGCGCTGGCTGCTCATCGTCGGCCACTTCATCACGCCGCTCATCGCCATCCCGCTAGTGATTGTGCTCATTCCCGGCACCCGCATCTGCGACCCGATCGACCCGAAGGATGTCGAGGCCCTGTCCATCTTCCAGAAGTGGCTCAACAAGTTTCACGCAACGCCGAACGCACACGTCAAGCCCCAACCCAAATCGCTGCCAGATTCAGAGGGGCAGCAATAGTCGTCGGCGATGCGATATGGGCAccatgcatgtgtgtgtgcgtgtcgtgGCCTCTTAATTTCCTCTTAAtttcctctttttttctccttctACGTGTGTTTGCTGTACCGCTTATTCTAGTGcaccacacatacacactccCATATACACATCTATagttttttctttgttgttaACGTGCTTGACAGCGCTCATGATGCGGCACCGGCACTGCAGGCACCTGGAGACCCTGCActacgccaccgcctctctctctttcgttCTTGTACTCTCGTTTCGTATATGCAACCTTCTTCAATGCTCTGTCTTGTTTTTGCGCATGTCCTTTGCTTGGGACCGTTGCATCTCATGAGGCTGCACGTCGCTGAAGTGGGCACATCCAGAGAAGGCAGTGTTGTTTATGCCCCAGCGCATGACCCCCTTCTCCCTACCCCACTGAACAAGTGACTGCATCCTCGTCTCtctttgctctctctcccccataTGGACATAGGTGTTTGCGCGTCGTACGTGCTGACAGGACGAGACGAAGAAGAGGAAGCGGCGGGGAGTTTCAAGTTTTTCGGAGTAACGCACGCGCGTTGCTCCTTTTTAGCACTTTCGTTTTGCTGTGTTTTCTGTCTCCCAAAttgtgtatgtgtctttTCTCGCTTcgtgtggcgtgtgtgtgcgtctctaAGGTCGGGTTCAACGAtgaagccgccgccaaggAAAACCATGCAGTGTACTACACGGTTCACTCTCGCGCTTCTCCCTAAAATGCATCACCACAGCCGCAGTCCATGTGGCGTAGCGGGGACGGAAGAAAGCGAAAGGAGTGGCGTGTAATGCCTTCTCTTTCGCCTCGTCCTTCTTTTTATGTGCtgcgctctcctcctttcCGTTGGCATCTTtgtctccgcctccctctccccatccctgccggtgcgtgtgtgtgtgcatgtcttCAAGTGCCATTTTGTATTTTTGTTTCTGTCTTCTCAGCGGTGACTTCACGtcctttgcttttttttcttcgtaTGTCTTGTCTCCTTTCTTCACCACCCACATACGAATTTTTATATAGCgcgcccttctctccctcccctccctcccctcactgcctccgcctcctccctcttctctgcttTATTTGTTGTCTTTTTATGTCGAATGTACGCTTGTGTATGCGCATGCATGTGtctctttctcctctctcaGCACCGCATTGATGCACGCTGGCACACTGCAAGGAAAAAGACACGTACAAAACTCTTTCCTCACCTCTCCTGCTTGATTggggcagcgcagcaacacGAAGAACTAGCGAACCATTTCCCACTCTTCTCACCCTGCGGCCCCTCCACGTTGTTACAGGTGGACGCTGGCGACTGTCGCTTGCTCCGTGCGCACGCAAGCGGTATTCACACGCATACAGGCGCATGCGCGATGTCTCTTCGTGCGTGTATGCTCTGCTTGGCGGTGCAGTTGTTTCGTGTGCGACAGGGACAGAAAAGCGTCCGGTGTTGGACTCGAGCAAGCAGACGGTGTCGAAAGGGAAGAGCCGAAGGAAgtgtgcgccgcggcagccctCTCTCACATAGGTGGACAAAGAATGCagtagtgtgtgtgtgtgtggaggtcTGCATGTGTCTGATGCGGCGGTGCGttgagaggggggaagaaaagagaaggagagactATCACTGTGTACTCGGAAATCGAACAAAAATGATAGAGAGCTACAGTGATGCAGTTTGTCCGCGTGTACCAGCGTCATTGGGGGACACATGCGGGTAGAGGGGTTATCTTTATGGGCGAAGGCACACTACTACTGCTTTCGGTCCCTACCCTTACCCTCTACCCCCGTTTTTCCCCACCCACCTAACTACATAGAAGCGAGGCGTGCCGGAGAACGGAGAAAAATGCCAACAGTCACCTGTGTACACACACGAATACACGCAAGCACGTAGGCTTAGGCGGCTCCAAGTACTCTCACGCTGACGGTGTATGTGAAGTATCGGAGAGCGCGCCACATCCCTGTGCACGTGTCCGCGAGGTGGACAAatgcgtttttttttctgttcgtCCGTTCGCTCCTCCTGCATTCAGCCTGTCTTTGCTCTTTTGTGTCCGTACTTGTTTTTTTCTGCGTTTTATTTTGACTCGAGCTGACACCGTTACAGAGGCCTGCCTCTCTTCGGCTCTTTCTTTCACCTTTCTTTCTTCCTCGCAGACTCCACCATCCCTGTTGTGAAAAGTTGGCTTCGGTGATGTCTGCATTTCCGTAAGCACAgaagaaaacacacacacacacacacacgaaaagcGTACCAAAAGGTTCTGTGCGCCATTATGGCGTGCTGTTGGCCGTGCCGTTTGCGCAATGTCATACATCGTGCGACTGGCAGGCGGCACGGCCGCCGAGTGCTGGGAAACTCCCCTTGCGTCCTCTCGAGCGCTCTTGTGTGGGAGTGAGTCGGTTTTTGCGAGGTGTTGTGCAGAGAAGGCCGAGGGTGACACGAAGACGTTGTCCTCCTCgttctctgtctgtgtcaCTCCTACAGATGCACAGGTCCGTAAGGTGCACTTCTCTTTCATGCACATGAAGGCGTTACCGATGCGTGCGGGCACGGGTCACACGCGAGGGCAATCATGCGTGGGGAGGAGCCGCAGGCGGGCGTATTAGCAGCAATGCTGCGACGTCACATTCGGCGCCCATTTGTCTCCATTTCCTTTCATCATCTCAtcgcctctccctttctttcgGGTCTCTTCTTCACGTGCTGCACAGCCTCacaggacacacacacacacacacacaggtgtGCTCTCTGTGATCTCGCAACATTCACACGCCGCTGGAACGGACAACGAAGAAGGAGGTACGCAAAACGAGGCGAAGGGCCCCACCGTGCTATCCGCATTCTTATCACCATAGCCCATAGCCATCCACTCCCATACGCGTACACACATCCCCTCGATCTAGCCTTCTCTGCCGCCATGAGGTCCGTGCTCAAGGCGGggcgcgaggaggacgtggaCGTGGTGGTGCCACCGAAGGAGCTTACCATCAAGCAGATCCAGGACCAAATCCCCGCCAAGTACTTTGAGCGCTCGGCGGTGTGGGGCATGTACTACGTCTTCCGCGACATCTTCCAGGTCCTGGCGCTGTACTTCATCATGTATCGTGCAGTGATGCCGGTGCTGACTGCCTTCGGGGGCGCTGTGTATGGTGTGGCTGGCGCGAACATCGTCAGCTGGaccgtcgtcggcgccgtgAAGTTTGCCGCGTGGACCGTGTTCGGAGTAGCCCAGGGCCTCAACGGCTTCGCTATTTTTGTGCTCGCACACGAGTGCGGTCACCAGGCCTTCAGCTCGTACCGCTGGCTGAACAACGCCGtggggctgctgctcgactCGGCCATCCTCGTCCCGTACCACAGCTGGCGCATCAGCCATGGCAACCACCACAAGCACACAAACCACCTCACCAAGGACACGGTGTTTGTGCCACGCAAGGAGCAGCGTGTGATTGACCTGGTCGAGGAGACGCCGCTGGTGATGCTGTGGAATATGATTGTCATCTTCACGTTTGGCTGGCCAGCGTACCTCTTAGCCAACATCGCAAGTCAGGACTACGGTCGCCGCACCAGTCATTTCGAGCCTTCGTCGCCGCTCTTCAACAAGGAGGACGGGCCCGACGTCGTGCTCTCCAACATCGGCATCGTGGCTGCGCTCTTCATCTTGGGTCTCTGCACCTACCAGTACGGCGCCTGCAACGTCTTCTGCTGGTACGTCGTGCCGTACCTCTGGACAAATTTCTGGCTGCTCTACGTCACCTACCTCCAGCACTCCGACCTGCGCATCCCGCACtacgcgcatgcgcactgGACGTTTGTgcgcggcgccatcgccaccgtcgacCGAGACTACGGCTTCATCATCAATGAGTGGCTGCACTACATCAACAACTCCCATGTCGTGCACCACCTCTTTAGCCAGATGCCCTTCTACCATGCGATCGAGGTGACGCGCCACCACATCAAGGACATCATCGGCGACGCCTACGTCACGGACAGTCGCTCCCTTGTCGAGATGCTGTGCGAGACGTGGAGAGAGTGTCGCTACGTTATCCCGTCCGAGGGCATCAGCGTGTTCTACGCCTTCACCGGGAAGGGCGCGTAATACAAAAGACGCGTATGCAAGCTGGAAAGAGAAGCGACGATGCGGTTGTGCTGCGTGCTGTCCTGTTAGATCGTGCCACCGCTCGCGACGGCGATGGAAAGGTTGCGCGTCACCATCATCGCATCATGCTCTGATCAGACCATCGCCCCCTTCCGTTCTTTTCCGTGTTTCTCCTCACCCGTCCAcacctttccttttttcgtCGAGTTCTCTCTTTTTGGCTTTCTGTGGGAGCACCTCGGCACGGACGCCgcatctctcctcccttgTTTATCCTTTGTGATGATTGCCCCGTGCCTATGCAACGGATCCGCCCGTCTGCATGCCTGCATGCCTTCGCTCTTCCATTTCTCCCTTTCCGTGTGCCCTGCTGACGTAGGGATACACCTCTCAGTGTGTGGTGTCAGGGCTCAGTACCCTCACTCTGCGTGGGGGAAAGCCAGGCGTCCTCTTAGCCCCTGTCGATGTCAAGCCACCCCTGGTTGTGCCAGTGACAATCACCCACGCCGTTGGGCATGCTAGAGCGATGTGtggctgctgatgtcggcggtgaggtggtggatggcgttgcgttgGAGCGGCCTGTGACAGCGAACACGCTTTTGCCATCCGTATCATGGGCAAGGTGTCAACGCCACTCGCACGCCTCTCACCCCGCCCTGACACTGCCTGCAGGTGTGGTGGCGCCTGAGCCACCTGGAGGGGTGGCGCATGAGGCGGGTCCCGGCACcatgggagcggctgtgaggcgacccgGCCTGCGAGGCAGGGGCGGGTAGAGTGTGAGGCAGAGGCTGTGCTGCGATGCCTGAGTCGGCACTGCTGTCGCActtgtctgctgctgctttgcCCCACGTGGTGGGGACTCTGTGATGGGCGGGTGGTAGGGTGGAGGTCAAACCACGCGGTATGGCAAAATGCATTCGTTGACGCAAAGGACTCCAGTTTCTCGCTCCTCGTCACAGGTCTCGTCAGAGCTGCCTCCGTCTTTTTTTGCCGTTAGTTTCATTTCGAATGTATGTGTTTCTGTTGGTGACTgcaaagggagagggagggagggcatgGTGCGCGTCActttctccctttcttctccccttcctccttccCGCTGACAGGGCCGCGGGCACTCCTGTGCACGAAAAGTCGGAAAAACAGCGGCCGTGTGACCGCAGTGAAATTCGCAACGGGTGGAGGAGCGCTACAGCGATCTACCGCAACACTCACCAGCAAACACACGGGCACGATGATGGCCACCCTTTCGCGGTTCAGCCCTGGCTTCACCGTGTGCAAGAGAACGAGATTGCGTGTGCCGATGCGAGCGCTGTCATTTTTTGTGTTTTCCCTTTTTATCCTTTTGCCCATTTTTGGAGCGTGCAGAGAGGACGGGATGGGAGGCGCGTGCGTCTAATGcggccttctctctccccctcttcgtcctcttcctcttttcaTCCACAGTGGGGTATGTACCATATGTCCTGAGAAACacatgcacgtgtgcgtcaACGACTCGCTGCGGTGTTGGTACGCCCCCGCAGCTGTCGGGTCGCACTTGTACCCTTGCAGGTTGGATGGTGTGCAAGATATTAAGGAGAAGTAatgagagagaagcgcaccGCCCACTAAACGAACCCATAGGttgttttgtgtgcgtgctacTGTGTGGTGGAGCACCTGGCAACCCGCGTTCTACGCCGCCACCGTGTTGTTCCCTTCTTTTCCGTTTTTCTTGCTCCATCTGTTCTTCGTCGACGCGTAAGAGGCATCTGCACTGATGATGCCCCGTAATGTAAATTCCACCACACTTCCCCCCACaacgagagaagagaaggatTTGCGCCTGCCATGAGGCGATACATTCCCTCTTCTTTCGATAGCAAAGAAATACGCAGCCACATGGGAGCCGCTTTTTCATGCATGTAGTGCAGAAATGTTCGTGTGGTTACTGTGCCTCTCTTGGGCAAGGCGCTTGTTCGCAGCCTTGCGCTGTTTGGCCCTGCGCCCGCCCAAAGACCCAGACGTACGTCATGTACGAAATGACGTTcaccactccctccctctctgagGCTGTCGCGCGCGGAGGTACAGTGAGATTGCGACTCTGACGCTGCAGACGTCGCATGTACGGTACACGTCCCCACGCACcttctttcctttttgttCGGACTGCTCTCcatctcttccctctcttgtGAGCTTTTCCAGTTTTCAGCGTGGTCgtcccgtctctctcttggcGACGCCTGAAGCTCTGGagcgcctctctctcgcccgcACAGCTCTCAGTAAGgtgcacaccaccgccacctctcttttccttcacCCCTTAACTCACCATAAGCCATACCGATATCAGGTCATGCGCAAAGCGGAGACGTTCGTTCCAGATAACCCCTTGAGCCTACGACCCTTCCCCAGCTGGCGCTCGGAGGGATAGAAGACGAGGGAACGTGAGGGAAAAAGATCTGCGACAGCATGCTGGGCTGGGCCATCACCGACTTTGGCCGCAGCAACTTCCGCGAGTGCGGCCCCACACTCACCACCATCCGCAATGGCGGCCAGCTCATTGTGAGCGAGTGCCAGCGCTGCCCTTGCCACCTTCGCTggaaaaagagggaggaCCTTATCCACCGCGGTGACTGCGTGCCGGTCAAGAGGCTGTTCCAGAGTCTTTCAGGGGCGCGAGAAGATGAACACCAAGGGGGCGCTGGCTGTGCACTGCGTTGGCATCGATAGGGTGTGCCCTGCAGATCACGTGCTCGAGCGGAAGCCGCGTGAGGGCATCACGGTGACGCAGAGAGAGCCTCTGCCACGAGCTGCGCGCCAAGGCCACCATGGGTAAGCTACTTGGTGGTGAGGTGAGCCGGCGCAACGACGACAACTCCGaccgccgcttcgccgccaaGGTGGGCGGCTTCCCGACGATTGTGAAGGACGAGAGGTCCTAACGCCTGCTGTGCCACGAGTGCCCGCGTGTGTCCCAAGGTGCGCCGAGGTCTTGTCGACGGCGCTCTAGCGAGAGGCGCATGTACCTAGTCCCATCATTTTCTTGTAGGGGACGTGCCCAGAGCACGACGCGACACCCGaagacagcagcggcaacactAGTGGCAGCAGATGGAGCAGTAGCGGCACACGGAGACGCAGGCAGGGACGCACACATCCTCACGGCCAGCACGGTGACACGCAGTGAACGGAAGGTGCAACGTATTTCAGTTCAGCTATCCTCTTTGGGAGCGGACGACTTTGAAGAGCGCACCATCACAGGTGAGGGTGATGGGTACGTTGTCTGTCTTTGCGCGCCTTGCCTCTGTGACGTGGTGGGGCATTAAGATGTGTGCCCACTGCACAGCTGCGTTGGATGCCctgcgtgttgtgtgtgtttagcGTGCTGCTGTATTTGTGTGTATTGAGAGctgttggcgctgctgctgctctgtgtGCGGATGTGTGTGCAGGATTGTGATGGTGATGAATGTGCTTAGGGTGTTGtgacttggtgtgtgtggtatagtaaaggttgttgtgtacgtgtgttagggttagggttagggttagggttagggttagggttagggttagggttagggttagggttagggttagggttagggttagggttagggttagggttagggttagggttagggttagggttagggttagggttagggtta
This genomic window contains:
- a CDS encoding putative pteridine transporter, whose product is MTVGQQTGNVVSGDDVPYATPPEEQLGEQDKGYVHPDTAALFDASPFMRHLPIFGTAVVPFGPKCVMSLGIVYILSKGLARTLLNSSRYAMFMKKYGVTTAVYQRISGIGSLGFSIKPLTAILSDAFAFFGYTKRWYMALSCIAGAACAIVYGVLPFKPSSAGIAGAMIFISVFCIANIDVLSEGHYSRLIKRHPIPGADLISWIWALIMVGAIIASAIQGPLSDSGRPTIGIFLSAGLQAFCVCFFIFNWYGEKKNLVERKEDYIFFLKQEAQMQAMDSEPMKGGVGMHDITTDKSKRKSTVPYHESSPQNSDRELVNFGELDDDVVEYAFAETSCMCGIFGVNKETISRNISVAVYGVIMTAGVIALTVLNIMGTTYQLLYGCVGISVILCATGFLCIPMTIMKANFFGWFQQVSYILISGGTDNFYMSDASCLPDGPHFSQTFYNTVGAVIGNAAGVFGVYLFARVFSKQSYRVTLICTTLVQVLASVFDIIIVERWNLYIGIPDHAMYIMGDAIVYEVCYMLNFMPLNMLISRLCPKGCESTMFAILASFSNMGASTSSTIGAILMETVWPLSSSPPCDFSNLRWLLIVGHFITPLIAIPLVIVLIPGTRICDPIDPKDVEALSIFQKWLNKFHATPNAHVKPQPKSLPDSEGQQ
- a CDS encoding putative fatty acid desaturase; the encoded protein is MRSVLKAGREEDVDVVVPPKELTIKQIQDQIPAKYFERSAVWGMYYVFRDIFQVLALYFIMYRAVMPVLTAFGGAVYGVAGANIVSWTVVGAVKFAAWTVFGVAQGLNGFAIFVLAHECGHQAFSSYRWLNNAVGLLLDSAILVPYHSWRISHGNHHKHTNHLTKDTVFVPRKEQRVIDLVEETPLVMLWNMIVIFTFGWPAYLLANIASQDYGRRTSHFEPSSPLFNKEDGPDVVLSNIGIVAALFILGLCTYQYGACNVFCWYVVPYLWTNFWLLYVTYLQHSDLRIPHYAHAHWTFVRGAIATVDRDYGFIINEWLHYINNSHVVHHLFSQMPFYHAIEVTRHHIKDIIGDAYVTDSRSLVEMLCETWRECRYVIPSEGISVFYAFTGKGA